A stretch of the Vigna radiata var. radiata cultivar VC1973A chromosome 7, Vradiata_ver6, whole genome shotgun sequence genome encodes the following:
- the LOC106766312 gene encoding protein IQ-DOMAIN 32 isoform X1, translated as MGKASKWFRGLLGLKKTDHSSSPAKPPKEKRRWSFVKSNTEKDNNAAATCPPQGNDGGKHAMAVAAATAAVAEAAVAAAEAAAVVVRLTSSSGRCADAGPTRIRQHWAAVKIQAAFRGCLARRALRALKGLVKLQALVRGHIERKRTAQWLKRVQALLHTQAQVSAGLALHASPSSAKLSSHFHGPETPEKFESPISSKSMKYEQSPIFKRNGSKSCVQINGYQEICGSRLENQVTEQPWSSGRSLIRTYSSNDERNDRVLEVDSGKPHFTKRRNLSYSTVSDHYSKSLNSTKESTSLQSGQSPCGEVQSYSYSSQKVNEIEESPFCTADNSPQFLSATSKDDGFKRSPFTPTRSDGSRSYIRGYADYPSYMACTESSKAKVRSLSAPKQRPNCERPGSSNRYSLNGFDMSRLATQRAMHASFTNKAYPGSGRLDKLGMPVGYRY; from the exons ATGGGCAAGGCGTCAAAGTGGTTTCGCGGCCTTCTCGGTCTCAAAAAAACAGACCATAGCTCCTCACCCGCCAAGCCACCCAAAGAGAAACGCCGATGGAGCTTCGTTAAATCAAACACAGAAAAGGACAACAACGCTGCTGCCACCTGTCCACCACAAGGAAACGACGGCGGTAAGCACGCCATGGCAGTCGCAGCAGCCACTGCTGCAGTGGCGGAAGCGGCCGTGGCTGCCGCCGAAGCTGCCGCCGTTGTTGTCAGACTAACGAGCAGCAGTGGCAGATGCGCCGACGCAGGACCCACAAGGATTCGCCAACACTGGGCCGCCGTTAAGATCCAAGCGGCTTTTCGAGGCTGTTTG GCAAGGAGAGCACTGAGAGCATTAAAAGGGTTGGTAAAACTTCAAGCATTAGTGAGAGGTCACATTGAGAGGAAGCGTACAGCGCAGTGGCTGAAAAGAGTGCAAGCACTCTTGCATACACAGGCACAAGTTTCTGCAGGGTTGGCTCTGCATGCCTCACCTTCAAGTGCAAAGTTATCTAGCCACTTCCAT GGTCCAGAAACAccagaaaaatttgaaagcCCCATCAGCTCTAAGAGCATGAAATATGAGCAATCACCTATATTCAAG AGAAATGGCTCCAAATCCTGTGTGCAGATCAATGGCTATCAAGAGATATGTGGTAGTAGATTGGAGAATCAAGTAACTGAACAACCATGGAGCTCGGGAAGATCATTGATAAGAACATATAGTTCCAATGATGAAAGAAATGACAGGGTTCTTGAAGTTGATTCTGGAAAACCACACTTTACAAAGCGTAGAAACCTCTCTTACTCCACAGTTTCTGATCATTATAGCAAGAGTTTGAACAGCACAAAGGAGTCAACATCTCTTCAATCTGGTCAAAGTCCATGTGGTGAAGTTCAGTCCTACAGTTACAGCTCACAAAAAGTGAACGAGATTGAGGAGAGTCCATTCTGCACTGCTGACAACAGTCCACAATTCTTATCAGCCACTTCCAAAGATGATGGCTTCAAAAGAAGCCCTTTTACTCCCACAAGGAGTGATGGCTCTAGAAGCTACATTCGTGGTTATGCTGACTACCCAAGTTACATGGCATGCACTGAGTCTTCAAAAGCAAAGGTCAGATCTTTGAGTGCCCCAAAACAAAGGCCAAATTGTGAGAGACCTGGTTCATCAAATAGATACTCTCTTAATGGATTTGACATGTCAAGATTGGCCACACAAAGGGCAATGCATGCAAGCTTCACCAATAAGGCATATCCAGGTTCTGGTCGTTTGGACAAGCTTGGTATGCCTGTGGGGTACAGATACTGA
- the LOC106767519 gene encoding uncharacterized protein LOC106767519 isoform X2, translated as MGTNREDHGGSGEMAEDEAKDIQNVFVGPIHKLIAENPKSNSLVIKKPHVVIPPHIIAEAISTIRDIDIRWSGPITQKEMEYVEQYVLAKYPEYAGLIEGDGNGIDLSSFIINEEPSESMSDDRKKSPRGTFREPLFGSNLPEMDRTQLEPSRLLDILTKKSSFPGSFISIPEIQAQNKVLKHCGLPDEEYLVLFTPSYKDAMMLVGESYPFVRGNYYMTILREEEDYIREFASFKESKVILAPKTWLDLRIRGSQLSQNFRRKCKVSLKGLFAYEADVNGTNHWVSEAHRNYWHVLLDASALVLGKDRFCLGLHRPDFLVCCLDNTHSNPSRITCLLVRKKSFDTSTASSQAN; from the exons ATGGGAACAAACAGGGAGGATCATGGAGGATCTGGG GAAATGGCAGAAGATGAAGCCAAGGACATTCAGAATGTTTTTGTAGGACCTATACACAAATTAATAGCAGAGAATCCCAAGTCAAACAGTTTGGTTATAAAG AAACCACATGTGGTGATTCCTCCTCATATCATAGCAGAAGCCATATCAACGATCCGTGATATTGACATTAGATGGTCAGGTCCAATAACACAGAAAGAAATGGAATATGTTGAGCAGTATGTGTTGGCAAAGTACCCTGAATATGCTGGCCTAATTGAAGGGGATGGGAATGGCATAGACTTGTCTAGCTTTATTATCAATGAGGAGCCTTCAGAATCCATGTCAGATGACAGGAAAAAGTCACCAAGAGGGACCTTTAGAGAACCTTTGTTTGGTAGTAATCTCCCTGAAATGGATAGGACCCAGTTGGAGCCATCAAGATTACTTGATATTCTCACCAAAAAATCCTCCTTTCCAGGAAGTTTCATCTCAATCCCAGAAATCCAAGCCCAAAACAAGGTTTTGAAGCATTGTGGGTTGCCTGATGAAGAGTACCTGGTTCTCTTTACTCCAAGTTACAAGGATGCAATGATGTTGGTAGGGGAGAGCTACCCTTTTGTGAGAGGAAACTACTACATGACAATTCTTAGGGAAGAGGAAGACTATATCAGGGAATTTGCTTCTTTTAAGGAATCCAAGGTGATTCTGGCACCCAAAACTTGGCTGGACTTGAGGATAAGAGGGTCACAGCTTAGCCAAAATTTTAGAAGGAAGTGTAAGGTTAGCCTGAAAGGCTTATTTGCATATGAAGCAGATGTGAATGGGACTAATCACTGGGTTTCAGAGGCTCATAGGAACTACTGGCATGTTCTGCTTGATGCCTCTGCATTGGTGCTGGGAAAGGACAGGTTTTGCCTTGGCCTTCACAGGCCTGATTTCTTAGTCTGTTGTCTTGATAACACTCATTCCAATCCTTCAAGAATCACTTGCCTCTTAGTCAGAAAGAAATCTTTTGACACCTCCACTGCTTCTTCTCAGGCCAATTGA
- the LOC106766313 gene encoding glucuronoxylan 4-O-methyltransferase 2 — translation MPPDVLHFRPLLSPLVQFSPSLTSRAQENHIFCVHKYWQGRKGMTLTKKKLIPILVLILSIISILRLLSLNVKTSPFSTGISALFPAPQHNCSSSPLSTTCNKIASHTPNPTTTLTEKEFRVLSDLVALKSPCNLLIFGFQPQYLTLSNMNAAGSTIFLDDDPDKISKVRLNSNNTQIYRFEYNMPTKAGYKLLKHARQNPAACVPNPRLLQKSKCKLALKNLPLEVYEKNWDVIVVDGPNGDSPESPGRMGSIYTTSVLARAGNTSDVIVHDVDRIIEKWFSWEFLCDENLLYSKGKLWHFRIRGLSNSTRFCPVEAGI, via the coding sequence ATGCCCCCTGATGTACTTCATTTTCGTCCTCTCCTATCACCTCTAGTTCAATTTTCTCCTTCACTCACATCTCGAGCacaagaaaatcatattttctgTGTTCACAAATACTGGCAAGGAAGGAAAGGGATGACTCTCACCAAAAAGAAACTCATCCCCATccttgttttgatcctttcAATCATATCAATCCTCAGACTTCTGAGCCTCAATGTCAAGACTTCACCCTTTTCAACTGGGATATCTGCTTTGTTTCCAGCTCCTCAACACAATTGTTCTTCTTCACCTTTGTCCACCACCTGTAACAAAATTGCATCACATACTCCCAACCCCACGACCACCCTGACTGAGAAAGAATTCAGAGTTCTTTCAGATCTCGTTGCTCTTAAATCCCCATGCAACCTTCTTATATTTGGATTTCAACCCCAGTAcctcaccctctcaaacatgaATGCTGCTGGTAGCACCATCTTTCTTGATGATGACCCTGATAAAATAAGCAAGGTAAGATTAAACTCCAACAACACTCAAATATACAGATTTGAGTATAACATGCCAACAAAAGCAGGTTACAAACTGCTCAAGCACGCAAGGCAGAACCCGGCTGCATGTGTACCAAATCCTAGACTCCTTCAAAAATCAAAATGCAAGCTTGCATTGAAAAACTTACCATTAGAGGTGTATGAAAAGAACTGGGATGTCATAGTGGTAGATGGACCCAATGGGGATTCACCAGAATCACCAGGCAGAATGGGGTCCATTTACACTACTAGTGTACTCGCAAGAGCAGGGAATACTTCAGATGTAATAGTACATGATGTAGATCGTATCATAGAGAAATGGTTTTCATGGGAGTTCTTGTGTGATGAGAATTTGTTGTATTCTAAAGGGAAGTTATGGCATTTCAGAATCAGAGGTCTCTCAAATTCCACAAGATTCTGCCCTGTTGAGGCAGGGATATAG
- the LOC106769040 gene encoding E3 ubiquitin-protein ligase At1g12760 isoform X2, with product MATTRSPNHSSEEGADPTPFLGSSSDDSNSGRRLLRRPSLREAARFLRQASGRRLMREPSMVVREAAAEQLEERQSDWAYSKPVVILDILWNFAFVVAAATVLFLSRNENPNMPLRLWIVGYAMQCVLHVACVCVEYRRRQRRRGQSSAVVSVGVSVTVHGSGDLSSASIEGSGHYVSLPQLEDDSISMAKHLESANTMFSFIWWVVGFYWISADSEALVQHSPLLYWLCIAFLGFDVFFVVFCIALACIIGIAVCCCLPCIIALLYAVADQEGASKEDIEQLSKFKFQRTEINEKLAGNTQGTAGGIMTECDTDSPIEHVLSDEDAECCICLSAYDDGVELRQLPCGHHFHCSCVDKWLHINATCPLCKYNILKSTGHGQDEV from the exons ATGGCCACGACAAGGTCACCTAACCATTCTTCCGAGGAAGGCGCCGATCCCACGCCGTTCCTCGGCTCCTCTTCCGATGATTCTAACTCCGGCCGCCGTCTCCTCCGCCGCCCCAGCCTACGCGAGGCGGCGCGCTTCCTTCGGCAGGCGAGCGGACGCCGACTGATGCGCGAGCCGTCGATGGTGGTGCGGGAGGCGGCGGCGGAGCAATTGGAAGAAAGACAGAGCGATTGGGCCTATTCGAAGCCCGTCGTAATCTTGGATATTCTTTGGAACTTCGCGTTCGTTGTCGCGGCCGCCACCGTCTTGTTTCTTAGTCGCAACGAGAATCCGAATATGCCCCTGCGGTTGTGGATTGTAGGCTACGCTATGCAGTGCGTTCTTCACGTCGCGTGTGTGTGCGTTGAGTACCGGAGGCGCCAGCGCCGCCGTGGACAGTCCAGCGCCGTCGTTTCTGTTGGCGTCAGCGTGACTGTTCACGGCAGCGGGGATTTGAGTTCGGCTTCGATAGAAGGCTCTGGACACTACGTGTCGTTGCCGCAGCTCGAGGACGACAGTATAAG TATGGCCAAGCATTTGGAATCAGCCAACACAATGTTTTCATTCATTTGGTGGGTTGTTGGATTCTATTGGATATCAGCTGACAGTGAAGCTCTGGTTCAACATTCTCCTCTGCTTTACTG GTTATGCATAGCCTTCCTGGGTTTTGATGTTTTCTTTGTCGTTTTCTGCATTGCACTAGCATGCATCATTGGTATAGCTGTTTGCTGTTGTCTTCCATGTATCATTGCACTCCTGTATGCAGTTGCAGACCAG GAAGGGGCGTCAAAAGAGGATATTGAGCAATTGTCAAAGTTCAAGTTCCAGAGAACCGAAATTAATGAGAAACTTGCTGGGAATACACAAGGAACTGCTGGAGGAATAATGACTGAATGCGATACTGATTCTCCCATTGAACATGTTCTCTCTGACGAGGATGCG GAATGTTGCATCTGTCTTTCTGCTTATGATGATGGGGTTGAACTTAGGCAACTTCCTTGTGGCCACCATTTTCACTGTTCCTGTGTGGACAAATGGCTGCATATCAATGCTACTTGCCCCCTGTGCAAGTACAATATCTTGAAAAGTACCGGTCATGGTCAAGACGAAGTTTAG
- the LOC106766312 gene encoding uncharacterized protein LOC106766312 isoform X2 encodes MSLGFWSFGSVGTDFVFRMRRRNTFDFDTLLSCFQDKYQSVNSGFLKCDPVLSSFFSILMARRALRALKGLVKLQALVRGHIERKRTAQWLKRVQALLHTQAQVSAGLALHASPSSAKLSSHFHGPETPEKFESPISSKSMKYEQSPIFKRNGSKSCVQINGYQEICGSRLENQVTEQPWSSGRSLIRTYSSNDERNDRVLEVDSGKPHFTKRRNLSYSTVSDHYSKSLNSTKESTSLQSGQSPCGEVQSYSYSSQKVNEIEESPFCTADNSPQFLSATSKDDGFKRSPFTPTRSDGSRSYIRGYADYPSYMACTESSKAKVRSLSAPKQRPNCERPGSSNRYSLNGFDMSRLATQRAMHASFTNKAYPGSGRLDKLGMPVGYRY; translated from the exons ATGTCTTTGGGCTTTTGGTCTTTTGGTTCTGTGGGGACAGACTTTGTCTTCAGAATGAGGAGACGTAATACATTTGACTTTGATACGCTTTTATCATGTTTCCAAGACAAATACCAAAGTGTGAACTCAGGGTTTTTGAAATGCGACCctgttctttcttccttcttctccatCTTAATG GCAAGGAGAGCACTGAGAGCATTAAAAGGGTTGGTAAAACTTCAAGCATTAGTGAGAGGTCACATTGAGAGGAAGCGTACAGCGCAGTGGCTGAAAAGAGTGCAAGCACTCTTGCATACACAGGCACAAGTTTCTGCAGGGTTGGCTCTGCATGCCTCACCTTCAAGTGCAAAGTTATCTAGCCACTTCCAT GGTCCAGAAACAccagaaaaatttgaaagcCCCATCAGCTCTAAGAGCATGAAATATGAGCAATCACCTATATTCAAG AGAAATGGCTCCAAATCCTGTGTGCAGATCAATGGCTATCAAGAGATATGTGGTAGTAGATTGGAGAATCAAGTAACTGAACAACCATGGAGCTCGGGAAGATCATTGATAAGAACATATAGTTCCAATGATGAAAGAAATGACAGGGTTCTTGAAGTTGATTCTGGAAAACCACACTTTACAAAGCGTAGAAACCTCTCTTACTCCACAGTTTCTGATCATTATAGCAAGAGTTTGAACAGCACAAAGGAGTCAACATCTCTTCAATCTGGTCAAAGTCCATGTGGTGAAGTTCAGTCCTACAGTTACAGCTCACAAAAAGTGAACGAGATTGAGGAGAGTCCATTCTGCACTGCTGACAACAGTCCACAATTCTTATCAGCCACTTCCAAAGATGATGGCTTCAAAAGAAGCCCTTTTACTCCCACAAGGAGTGATGGCTCTAGAAGCTACATTCGTGGTTATGCTGACTACCCAAGTTACATGGCATGCACTGAGTCTTCAAAAGCAAAGGTCAGATCTTTGAGTGCCCCAAAACAAAGGCCAAATTGTGAGAGACCTGGTTCATCAAATAGATACTCTCTTAATGGATTTGACATGTCAAGATTGGCCACACAAAGGGCAATGCATGCAAGCTTCACCAATAAGGCATATCCAGGTTCTGGTCGTTTGGACAAGCTTGGTATGCCTGTGGGGTACAGATACTGA
- the LOC106769040 gene encoding E3 ubiquitin-protein ligase At1g12760 isoform X1, with protein sequence MATTRSPNHSSEEGADPTPFLGSSSDDSNSGRRLLRRPSLREAARFLRQASGRRLMREPSMVVREAAAEQLEERQSDWAYSKPVVILDILWNFAFVVAAATVLFLSRNENPNMPLRLWIVGYAMQCVLHVACVCVEYRRRQRRRGQSSAVVSVGVSVTVHGSGDLSSASIEGSGHYVSLPQLEDDSISMAKHLESANTMFSFIWWVVGFYWISADSEALVQHSPLLYWLCIAFLGFDVFFVVFCIALACIIGIAVCCCLPCIIALLYAVADQQEGASKEDIEQLSKFKFQRTEINEKLAGNTQGTAGGIMTECDTDSPIEHVLSDEDAECCICLSAYDDGVELRQLPCGHHFHCSCVDKWLHINATCPLCKYNILKSTGHGQDEV encoded by the exons ATGGCCACGACAAGGTCACCTAACCATTCTTCCGAGGAAGGCGCCGATCCCACGCCGTTCCTCGGCTCCTCTTCCGATGATTCTAACTCCGGCCGCCGTCTCCTCCGCCGCCCCAGCCTACGCGAGGCGGCGCGCTTCCTTCGGCAGGCGAGCGGACGCCGACTGATGCGCGAGCCGTCGATGGTGGTGCGGGAGGCGGCGGCGGAGCAATTGGAAGAAAGACAGAGCGATTGGGCCTATTCGAAGCCCGTCGTAATCTTGGATATTCTTTGGAACTTCGCGTTCGTTGTCGCGGCCGCCACCGTCTTGTTTCTTAGTCGCAACGAGAATCCGAATATGCCCCTGCGGTTGTGGATTGTAGGCTACGCTATGCAGTGCGTTCTTCACGTCGCGTGTGTGTGCGTTGAGTACCGGAGGCGCCAGCGCCGCCGTGGACAGTCCAGCGCCGTCGTTTCTGTTGGCGTCAGCGTGACTGTTCACGGCAGCGGGGATTTGAGTTCGGCTTCGATAGAAGGCTCTGGACACTACGTGTCGTTGCCGCAGCTCGAGGACGACAGTATAAG TATGGCCAAGCATTTGGAATCAGCCAACACAATGTTTTCATTCATTTGGTGGGTTGTTGGATTCTATTGGATATCAGCTGACAGTGAAGCTCTGGTTCAACATTCTCCTCTGCTTTACTG GTTATGCATAGCCTTCCTGGGTTTTGATGTTTTCTTTGTCGTTTTCTGCATTGCACTAGCATGCATCATTGGTATAGCTGTTTGCTGTTGTCTTCCATGTATCATTGCACTCCTGTATGCAGTTGCAGACCAG CAGGAAGGGGCGTCAAAAGAGGATATTGAGCAATTGTCAAAGTTCAAGTTCCAGAGAACCGAAATTAATGAGAAACTTGCTGGGAATACACAAGGAACTGCTGGAGGAATAATGACTGAATGCGATACTGATTCTCCCATTGAACATGTTCTCTCTGACGAGGATGCG GAATGTTGCATCTGTCTTTCTGCTTATGATGATGGGGTTGAACTTAGGCAACTTCCTTGTGGCCACCATTTTCACTGTTCCTGTGTGGACAAATGGCTGCATATCAATGCTACTTGCCCCCTGTGCAAGTACAATATCTTGAAAAGTACCGGTCATGGTCAAGACGAAGTTTAG
- the LOC106767519 gene encoding uncharacterized protein LOC106767519 isoform X1: protein MGTNREDHGGSGVTYKEMAEDEAKDIQNVFVGPIHKLIAENPKSNSLVIKKPHVVIPPHIIAEAISTIRDIDIRWSGPITQKEMEYVEQYVLAKYPEYAGLIEGDGNGIDLSSFIINEEPSESMSDDRKKSPRGTFREPLFGSNLPEMDRTQLEPSRLLDILTKKSSFPGSFISIPEIQAQNKVLKHCGLPDEEYLVLFTPSYKDAMMLVGESYPFVRGNYYMTILREEEDYIREFASFKESKVILAPKTWLDLRIRGSQLSQNFRRKCKVSLKGLFAYEADVNGTNHWVSEAHRNYWHVLLDASALVLGKDRFCLGLHRPDFLVCCLDNTHSNPSRITCLLVRKKSFDTSTASSQAN, encoded by the exons ATGGGAACAAACAGGGAGGATCATGGAGGATCTGGG GTAACTTATAAGGAAATGGCAGAAGATGAAGCCAAGGACATTCAGAATGTTTTTGTAGGACCTATACACAAATTAATAGCAGAGAATCCCAAGTCAAACAGTTTGGTTATAAAG AAACCACATGTGGTGATTCCTCCTCATATCATAGCAGAAGCCATATCAACGATCCGTGATATTGACATTAGATGGTCAGGTCCAATAACACAGAAAGAAATGGAATATGTTGAGCAGTATGTGTTGGCAAAGTACCCTGAATATGCTGGCCTAATTGAAGGGGATGGGAATGGCATAGACTTGTCTAGCTTTATTATCAATGAGGAGCCTTCAGAATCCATGTCAGATGACAGGAAAAAGTCACCAAGAGGGACCTTTAGAGAACCTTTGTTTGGTAGTAATCTCCCTGAAATGGATAGGACCCAGTTGGAGCCATCAAGATTACTTGATATTCTCACCAAAAAATCCTCCTTTCCAGGAAGTTTCATCTCAATCCCAGAAATCCAAGCCCAAAACAAGGTTTTGAAGCATTGTGGGTTGCCTGATGAAGAGTACCTGGTTCTCTTTACTCCAAGTTACAAGGATGCAATGATGTTGGTAGGGGAGAGCTACCCTTTTGTGAGAGGAAACTACTACATGACAATTCTTAGGGAAGAGGAAGACTATATCAGGGAATTTGCTTCTTTTAAGGAATCCAAGGTGATTCTGGCACCCAAAACTTGGCTGGACTTGAGGATAAGAGGGTCACAGCTTAGCCAAAATTTTAGAAGGAAGTGTAAGGTTAGCCTGAAAGGCTTATTTGCATATGAAGCAGATGTGAATGGGACTAATCACTGGGTTTCAGAGGCTCATAGGAACTACTGGCATGTTCTGCTTGATGCCTCTGCATTGGTGCTGGGAAAGGACAGGTTTTGCCTTGGCCTTCACAGGCCTGATTTCTTAGTCTGTTGTCTTGATAACACTCATTCCAATCCTTCAAGAATCACTTGCCTCTTAGTCAGAAAGAAATCTTTTGACACCTCCACTGCTTCTTCTCAGGCCAATTGA
- the LOC106767223 gene encoding replication factor C subunit 2 — protein MSSSSSSHTYDVPWVEKYRPNKVADIVGNEDAVSRLQVIARDGNMPNLILSGPPGTGKTTSILALAHELLGPNCKEGVLELNASDDRGIDVVRNKIKMFAQKKVTLPPGRHKIVILDEADSMTTGAQQALRRTMEIYSNSTRFALACNTSAKIIEPIQSRCAIVRFSRLSDQEILGRLMIVVQAEKVPYVPEGLEAIIFTADGDMRQALNNLQATYSGFQFVNQANVFKVCDQPHPLHVKNMVRNVIEGNFDDACSGLKQLYDLGYSPTDIITTLFRIIKNYDMAEYLKLEFMKETGFAHMRICDGVGSYLQLCGLLAKLSLVRETAKAV, from the exons ATGTCATCGTCTTCCTCAAGCCACACCTATGATGTGCCATGGGTAGAGAAGTATCGTCCCAACAAGGTTGCTGACATAGTCGGCAACGAGGACGCAGTCTCAAGGCTGCAAGTCATTGCTCGCGATGGCAACATGCCCAATCTCATCTTATCa GGTCCTCCTGGGACAGGAAAAACCACTAGCATACTAGCCCTCGCTCACGAACTTCTCGGACCAAATTGCAAGGAAGGTGTTCTTGAACTTAATGCATCCGATGATAG AGGAATTGATGTTGTGAGGAACAAGATCAAGATGTTTGCTCAGAAGAAAGTTACCCTCCCCCCTGGGAGACACAAGATAGTAATACTGGATGAAGCCGATAG CATGACCACAGGAGCACAACAAGCATTGAGAAGGACAATGGAGATATATTCTAACTCTACTCGTTTTGCTCTTGCCTGCAATACTTCGGCTAAGATTATTGAGCCCATTCAGAGTAGATGTGCCATAGTGCGGTTTTCACGGTTGTCTGATCAAGAGATACTTGGTCGACTCATGATTGTGGTCCAAGCCGAGAAG GTTCCCTACGTTCCTGAAGGACTTGAAGCCATCATTTTCACTGCCGATGGTGATATGAGGCAGGCATTGAATAACTTGCAAGCAACATATAGTGGGTTCCAATTTGTTAACCAAGCAAATGTTTTTAAG GTTTGTGACCAGCCACATCCACTGCATGTGAAGAATATGGTGCGTAATGTGATTGAAGGGAACTTTGATGATGCTTGTTCGGGCCTCAAGCAACTATATGATTTAGGATATTCTCCCACTGATATCATCACGACCCTTTTTCGTATCATAAAAAACTATGATATGGCTGAGTATCTGAAATTGGAATTCATGAAG GAAACTGGGTTTGCTCATATGAGAATTTGTGATGGTGTTGGATCTTATCTTCAATTGTGTGGTTTATTAGCTAAGCTTTCCCTAGTTCGAGAGACGGCTAAAGCTGTCTGA